From a region of the Papilio machaon chromosome 26, ilPapMach1.1, whole genome shotgun sequence genome:
- the LOC106718278 gene encoding myrosinase 1-like — MFYFKTAVFSVLVSAVWCKNPREFPSGFIFGAATAAYQIEGAWNVSDKGESIWDRFVHTNPGAVKNKENGDVAADSYHNWQQDIDIASDIGLHFYRFSVSWPRLLPTGFINIKSEDGKNYYNKLIDGLLAKGIEPVVTLYHWDLPQPIQDLGGWTNPLIADYFADYANYVFSLFGDRVKTWITINEAISVCDFAYNSGVIAPGIQEPIYGTYLCNKHILIAHAKAYRIYEKYYRPSQHGKVSFANNLLWIEPLTPADEELAELGLQHSAGRYSHPIYSKKGGWPPSIE, encoded by the exons atgttttattttaaaacggcCGTGTTcag TGTATTAGTAAGTGCTGTTTGGTGTAAAAACCCAAGGGAATTTCCTTCTGGTTTTATATTTGGCGCCGCTACTGCTGCGTATCAAATCGAAGGGGCTTGGAACGTTAGTG ATAAAGGCGAGAGCATTTGGGATAGGTTTGTGCATACCAATCCTGGTGCAGtaaagaataaagaaaatggAGATGTAGCGGCCGACTCTTATCACAACTGGCAGCAAGACATCGATATAGCCAGTGATATAGGACTTCACTTTTATAG attCTCAGTATCATGGCCACGTCTACTGCCAACTgggtttataaatattaaaagtgaaGATGGTAAGAACTACTACAATAAGCTGATCGACGGACTATTAGCGAAGGGAATTGAGCCTGTAGTAACGCTATACCATTGGGACTTACCGCAACCTATACAAGATCTAG gtgGTTGGACAAATCCATTGATAGCTGATTACTTCGCCGATTATGCTAATTACGTCTTCTCTCTATTCGGCGATCGCGTGAAGACTTGGATAACTATAAACGAAGCTATATCAGTTTGCGACTTTGCCTACAACAGTGGTGTTATAGCGCCTGGTATTCAAGAACCTATCTACGGCACTTATTTGTGCAATAAGCACATACTTATCGCTCACGCTAAAGCTTACAGAATATACGAGAAATACTATCGACCTTCGCAACATG GTAAAGTATCTTTCGCTAATAATCTACTTTGGATAGAACCATTAACACCCGCTGACGAAGAATTAGCAGAATTGGGTTTGCAACACTCT GCAGGGCGTTACTCGCATCCCATATATTCCAAGAAAGGAGGTTGGCCGCCGTCCATTGAATAG